The Colias croceus chromosome 11, ilColCroc2.1 genome has a segment encoding these proteins:
- the LOC123695510 gene encoding senecionine N-oxygenase isoform X1, translating to MSRVCVVGAGAAGLCAARHLLEAPCVSQVDVLEQSGQLGGTWVYTENVGYDDFGLPIHTSMYKSLRTNLPKEIMGFPDFPIPESDKSYLPAKDMLAFLQLYSDKHGVTEHIKFKQHVQQIKPKAGPSGELWDVTYKDLTTSVSVTKEYDYVFICNGHYNTPFIPNIPGLKEFEGDVMHSHDYRVPEIFTGKRVLVIGAGPSGMDIALEITSVTTKVILSHHLKEEPKSVFPNNLVMKPDVVKLDGRKVTFNDGSEDEVDVVFLCTGYLYNFPFLDESCGIVVEDNCVEPLYKHLVNIQHPTMCFIGVPYYVCAFAMFDLQVRYYVRSMNGVFKLPSPDEMIKHWEEEKQERAARGYTKRQAHMMGPDQQRYYASLASEANTKNLPSVITKIRDESSIRFLHNLQSYRQDVYKIIDDDTYEIISNGKREVLC from the exons ATGTCTCGTGTATGCGTAGTCGGCGCTGGCGCGGCTGGTCTTTGCGCTGCTCGTCATCTTCTGGAAGCGCCATGTGTATCACAGGTTGATGTTCTGGAACAATCTGGACAATTGGGAGGCACCTGGGTGTATACAGAGAACGTGGGTTATGATGACTTCGGCCTGCCCATTCATACGAGCATGTATAAGAGTTTGAG aacgAACCTTCCCAAGGAAATTATGGGATTCCCAGACTTCCCCATACCAGAGAGTGATAAATCATATTTACCTGCTAAAGACATGCTCGCCTTCCTACAACTGTATTCGGATAAACATGGTGTTACGGAACATATTAAA TTCAAACAACACGTCCAACAAATAAAGCCCAAGGCTGGACCTTCGGGCGAACTCTGGGACGTTACCTACAAAGATCTGACCACCTCAGTTTCAGTGACAAAAGAGTATGACTATGTATTCATTTGCAATGGACATTATAATACGCCGTTCATTCCTAATATCCCAGGACTGAAGGAGTTTGAAG GGGACGTGATGCACAGCCACGACTACAGAGTGCCAGAAATATTCACTGGCAAGCGTGTCCTCGTGATCGGAGCCGGTCCCTCCGGCATGGACATAGCCCTGGAGATCACCAGCGTCACCACGAAGGTGATCCTCAGTCATCACCTGAAGGAGGAACCGAAGAGCGTCTTCCCCAATAACCTGGTGATGAAGCCTGATGTAGTGAAGCTGGATGGAAGGAAGGTGACCTTCAATGATGGCAGTGAAGATGAAGTGGATGTCGTTTTCCTTTGCACGG GCTACCTATACAACTTCCCGTTCCTGGACGAATCTTGTGGTATCGTGGTAGAGGATAACTGTGTGGAGCCATTATACAAACACTTGGTGAATATACAGCATCCAACTATGTGCTTCATCGGTGTGCCGTACTATGTATGCGCTTTCGCCATGTTCGATTTGCAA GTTCGTTACTACGTGCGATCAATGAACGGCGTTTTCAAGTTACCATCTCCAGATGAGATGATAAAACACTGGGAGGAAGAGAAGCAGGAACGAGCAGCACGCGGGTACACCAAGCGGCAGGCGCATATGATGGGACCTGACCAG CAACGATATTATGCGTCCCTCGCATCAGAAGCAAACACGAAAAATCTACCATCTGTCATCACCAAAATCCGTGATGAGAGTTCGATCAGATTTCTTCACAATTTGCAGAGCTATCGACAagatgtgtataaaataatagacgATGACACTTATGAAATTATAAGTAATGGGAAAAGGGAAGTTCTTTGTTGA
- the LOC123695510 gene encoding senecionine N-oxygenase isoform X2: protein MSRVCVVGAGAAGLCAARHLLEAPCVSQVDVLEQSGQLGGTWVYTENVGYDDFGLPIHTSMYKSLRTNLPKEIMGFPDFPIPESDKSYLPAKDMLAFLQLYSDKHGVTEHIKFKQHVQQIKPKAGPSGELWDVTYKDLTTSVSVTKEYDYVFICNGHYNTPFIPNIPGLKEFEGDVMHSHDYRVPEIFTGKRVLVIGAGPSGMDIALEITSVTTKVILSHHLKEEPKSVFPNNLVMKPDVVKLDGRKVTFNDGSEDEVDVVFLCTGYLYNFPFLDESCGIVVEDNCVEPLYKHLVNIQHPTMCFIGVPYYVCAFAMFDLQVRYYVRSMNGVFKLPSPDEMIKHWEEEKQERAARGYTKRQAHMMGPDQADYYISLSLESGSRPLPPVYTAIHNDSSLKFMDDLANYRNEVYTILDDEKFVVMKV, encoded by the exons ATGTCTCGTGTATGCGTAGTCGGCGCTGGCGCGGCTGGTCTTTGCGCTGCTCGTCATCTTCTGGAAGCGCCATGTGTATCACAGGTTGATGTTCTGGAACAATCTGGACAATTGGGAGGCACCTGGGTGTATACAGAGAACGTGGGTTATGATGACTTCGGCCTGCCCATTCATACGAGCATGTATAAGAGTTTGAG aacgAACCTTCCCAAGGAAATTATGGGATTCCCAGACTTCCCCATACCAGAGAGTGATAAATCATATTTACCTGCTAAAGACATGCTCGCCTTCCTACAACTGTATTCGGATAAACATGGTGTTACGGAACATATTAAA TTCAAACAACACGTCCAACAAATAAAGCCCAAGGCTGGACCTTCGGGCGAACTCTGGGACGTTACCTACAAAGATCTGACCACCTCAGTTTCAGTGACAAAAGAGTATGACTATGTATTCATTTGCAATGGACATTATAATACGCCGTTCATTCCTAATATCCCAGGACTGAAGGAGTTTGAAG GGGACGTGATGCACAGCCACGACTACAGAGTGCCAGAAATATTCACTGGCAAGCGTGTCCTCGTGATCGGAGCCGGTCCCTCCGGCATGGACATAGCCCTGGAGATCACCAGCGTCACCACGAAGGTGATCCTCAGTCATCACCTGAAGGAGGAACCGAAGAGCGTCTTCCCCAATAACCTGGTGATGAAGCCTGATGTAGTGAAGCTGGATGGAAGGAAGGTGACCTTCAATGATGGCAGTGAAGATGAAGTGGATGTCGTTTTCCTTTGCACGG GCTACCTATACAACTTCCCGTTCCTGGACGAATCTTGTGGTATCGTGGTAGAGGATAACTGTGTGGAGCCATTATACAAACACTTGGTGAATATACAGCATCCAACTATGTGCTTCATCGGTGTGCCGTACTATGTATGCGCTTTCGCCATGTTCGATTTGCAA GTTCGTTACTACGTGCGATCAATGAACGGCGTTTTCAAGTTACCATCTCCAGATGAGATGATAAAACACTGGGAGGAAGAGAAGCAGGAACGAGCAGCACGCGGGTACACCAAGCGGCAGGCGCATATGATGGGACCTGACCAG GCTGACTACTACATATCTCTATCATTGGAGAGCGGCAGTCGACCCCTTCCGCCGGTATACACGGCCATACATAACGACAGCAGTTTGAAGTTTATGGACGATCTTGCTAATTACAGAAATGAAGTTTATACAATCTTGGATGACGAGAAATTTGTTGTAATGAAAGTGTGA